The Solea senegalensis isolate Sse05_10M linkage group LG12, IFAPA_SoseM_1, whole genome shotgun sequence DNA segment AATAATTCACCCTCTGGCCTCatcattttgagtgtttttcagcAACAATAAAGTTCCCCCAGCTCCATGTTTCACCTCGTCCTCAGCTCTACTACAGAGGTTCGGAGGTCATTTGCATCTCCAGTCTAATTTAATTTCAAAGTGGCTCTTCAAGAGTTGCACCCATCTTAGAAATACCTTGCAGTCATAAATGTCGATAGCAGTCCACACACAGCCCTGCCCCTCCTTTATAAATGCACAGCACACCCAGTGGTAATTTGACAAGGACAGTCTTCCTAAAATAGCCCGTCCACACACGCATGCACCCACCCACCCCTATTCTGACCTCCTCAGCTCCCAGGGAGTGGCTGGAGAGCCACACTGTTTTCTTTGGGACAGGACAGACGGCTGCCCAGTGGACACCAGCGAGGGACAGACGAGTCACTAACCTGAGGGCTGAGAGCTGGTGAGACAGTAAAGGAGTTTTTTGGCTGCAGTCATGAGGGTGGGAGCGGCAGCCTTAGCTGGGGGGCTTTTCGGGGCAGTGGGGACCCTGCTTTTTTTCCTGGCCTTTGGTACAGACTACTGGCTGGTGGCCACTGACAACTGTGGACCATATACATGGCCGACGCAAACAACCCCGGCAGGGGAAAGAGATGCCAATGGGACTGAGGTATGGCAGACACCTGTGTGCACAGAATCCCTCATATTCACTCGACAGAACATacagtaatcacacacacacacacacacatatgcaaacCTGGCTGCATGGCTACAAGGATCATCTATCAATGTCCAGTTAAACAAATGCATATAATAATAGTCACAGCagtaaattatttttaacagtgaaGCATCACATGTTAAAACCACAAAAGACGGCACGGCATGTTCTGCCACTCAggatatttaaagctgtagtgacTTAGAAAGACAGACGaaaagaaaatggacaaaatgaatgcaacaaaGGCTAATACATTCTGACTTTTAGTCTGAGTTATTGATGATTTATAGTCTGAGTCGACCTCCACACATAATCTTAGAAGTCAAGAAATAGCATTAACCGTCCAGTCCAGGGGAAGTCATTCTGACGAAATACAACATGTATTATTAGCCACTACTATTAGTAGtggtagtaatagtagtagtagcagcagtaataTTAGTCTACACATTAAAAGGTAAACaacaatatacacacacacacatacatactgtaaacataaatatatatcataAGAGCAATtcaaattctgaaaaaaatatcacggaggataaagtggtagaaaatggatggatggacagttTCTGTTGACTAATACAGGGATTCCCAAAgcctgggtcgggacccacaaaTGGGTCGCAAGAGATTTATTTTGAGTCCCCAAAAAATGTACAGATTTTTCCCGACCTTATAGTATTTCAAtgttaaagtttttaaaagttgtttatcacttttaaaaaatggcCATTAATGATGCTCAAATTCACTCTTTGGGTGATTTAGATCGCAATAGTCGCAAAGTGTGTCCCCATATAGAGAATAATAAGATTataaagatttaaataaaatagaagaGAATAATTTGAGTGACTTAGATTATTTCTgctgaatgaattaaaatgttgcATAGAGGATAATAAAAATCATCAGTAAGAGAACATCTTTACGGTtgaaaatatagaatatagaatatatttGTTAGAGTCTTTCATGCCAAAACAACcctgatgacatcaccatggttAGTTCTTCAGACTTGACCTTGCTCCTCCCAAGCCACGAATGATGCAAGTGTTTTTACTGGATGAGCAGGACTTCCCAGTCACCTGGTCGTCATGTATGAAATCACCGCACTGGCCCTTTAATGTCCCCCACTTTATTCTTCCACGCCACATGCGTGAGAAAGTGCACAGAAAGCAAAGTATTTATAAAAGCGAAACCCTCTGTGAACAACAAagtctttcattttcaatagAAGAGGATGATTAAGGTTGCTGCGTGTTATCCGGTGCCATCAATCATATTTTTTGACAAGCGAGTGGAGAGTATCACTCATGCGTGGTTCATAAGTTCCCCTTGAAAACCTCACAGAACAGAAAGCCATAATCAGAACCACGTTTGATGCCATGGCGCACACTAAcatacagactcacacagagcagccaacacagacacacactgacaaattaAAGTTCATTCATCTCaggattagtgtgtgtgtgtgtgtgtgtgttcataatctccttctcctctttagATCCTGTCAGAAGGGGCGACCGGCACCGTTGCCCCAAAGACCCTCACCTTCCACCATGAGGGTTTCTTCAGGCGCTGTGCGTTTCAGGTGGAGCCGGCGACACACGCAGTTCTCGCCACTCTCTTCAGTAAGTAGAAAACTTActaagaaaaccaaaaaggGGTTTTTGCTGGAGCTTTTCCAGTGTGGCTGCATGTCTTGTGCTCAGCAGTGTGGTCTGCTTTGAAACTGtctataatttgttttttaacagaacACGTACAGAAGCAGAGTAAAGAGAATACTGTATATTGGCTCTTAGTACAGGTTATTGGCTGTTTCTCTgtataaactgtttttttgttttgttttttaaggttttgaaacttcaaataatatttttgttattacacTGTAGCGAACCAGCCACAGTCCAAGTTTTGTATCCATGGTTACCTCTTCCCTCTGCCCGTCGCACTGGGACAGGTTCCTGATCCTAGTTATGACACTACAGCAGGTAAGGCAATTACTCatctgcacacatacagtatagacATATACATTATACTATAGAATATAGTATTATATATGGCAGTGACTGAAATAACACATGactgagacaaaaataaatgaaagaaactaTGACCCTCACATTTCCTGTTCATTTCATATAGTTAAAATAGTGAATTCTTTAAGACATTTCCCTAGGCCCTCATTTTAATATTGTCTTATTTAtcgatttattttttaatacattCTTATTAAACATCAATATATAATTGCTGTGTCTTTTTCGCTTTAGTACAATTCcagtaaaatacaaaatctTATAAATGCTGGTCTGAAAGAGCTCAAATGTAAGTGTAGAAACATCCCGCCCCATGAAAAACAATGAGGACAAGGCATTCTctctgttaaaggtccagtgtgtgtcaTATAGAGGAtaatttattggcagaaatccATGTTTTGTTAGCCTAAGTAAGagtttaaataaactttaaaggcaagggccttgctttctGGGAGAACACCATCTTTTGCTGCCaacacatgtgtttttgcaCTTTAAAGTGGGATATTACTCTTCAAATGATGGAAAATTGCTCTGTCCACATAAACCTGgtgcataaaccaacaaagaagaagaaagaggaaacgGCAGAGAGATGTGAAAGTGTGTTATATCCTCTCTGGTACATAAAGGCCACTCTAGTTTCCTGAAGCACTTATCTGAAACGAGTGCAGGAGGCCTCCacttgttgcactctgcagtctcgcCGTGCATCCTAAATGGTACCCATGTGACActataatacatacataaatacttACCTAATAACAGAGCACTCGTCTTCAACTGCTGGttcaaaaactcaaacaaagctTCCTACACCAAAGGAAATGTGGCGTGACCTCCTCCGTACACAAAACATTTATCCAGGAGATGTTTCATACTGTCATGCAGCCACATTCATGATATCTGTGGcagtttttttcaaatgcatgtcttatatcatgtctcttttctgttgttttataattattctttctttttgtaaTTCTTACTCAGTGGACCTTTTGACTAATGCACAGTGCACATAGATAGAAAGGTGCACTGCTCTGATGATGGTCTTGATCGTGTTAACCCACAGTGTTCCGGGGTTTCTGGACTGTGCTGATAATCCTTGGCCTGGTCTTGGCTCTGGCTGGAAGCTTCCTCCTGGTCTGTGGTGTCCCCTTCTACAGCCACAAACTCTACAAGCTGGGTGGAGCCTTCCTCATAGCAGCCGGTACGAACACACGCACTACTGTATGTACACGAGTCGAGTTTGTCACCGAAGAACGCGTGTTGCAGTCATTGCTGCTGTCAGCTGTTCGCGGTCGTCATAGCAAATACAGATACAGCGAGCAGCAGATGTCACTCTGCAGCACTGTCGCTATAACAACAGCAGGTGTAAACACTGCTGCCATGGTAACAGTAGAGATGAGTAGGAGCTGCATTCCTCTGCTGTTACTCATGGCAGTGATGGTCTCCATCCGCCCTGACACTGTGTTGTCTGCTTCACCCCACAGCCTGCCTGCtcctgtttgtgctgctgctctacGTGCTGTGGATGGAGGTGGTGGATGTGAAGCGGTACATTCTACAAGAGCAAGGAGAGACATGTCCAGATGCTGAGGTCTCTGTGCTCTACGGCCTGTCGTTCATGGTGGCGGCGGCCGGCGTGCCCCTGGAGCTCGTCTCTGGGTTGGTTTTCATGCTGGTGGGCCGGGCGCTGCATGCCAGCAAGTGAGCTCACCATCTGGCCCGTAGGAGAGGCGTGGACTGACCTTTTTATGTCATGCGCTGGGACTCAATGGCACACTTGTGGGATGTGAATATTCGCTGGAAAAACACCACCGATTTTACTGCATCACCCTGTGGATGTTAATCATAGCCTGCAGTCAGAGACACTGGTGTGCTGCAAAACATTTCTATCACTCATTTTGCATGATTCTGACAAATACACAAGAATATTACACCGTGGGTCAGCGGTAGAGTTTATAGGCGTATCATGATGTGATAGTGACATATTAAGGAGCAATATAAAACGTgctgacactgtttttttttgtttttttatgcaagACTCTGTGATTATAAAATATCTCTCCCACCCAACTGCATCCTCCTGTCATTCTGCCAagtgctgctgcttttattgaTGCTGCAAATGATGATGCTACACAGCGGAAGGTGAGAAACGCACGGGTGAACCAGCTGTGTCCCCCCGTCCTGGTTTTGGCACACGATCAGAGTCGACAGGCCAGAGCAGAGTGAGGTGGGAGGGACAAATGGCTGGATGGACTGGAAAGTGAAATGGTAGGTCTGGATAGTGGGGATGGGGTGGAGCAGGAGAGGGGTGGATGTGGGTATAGGGGCGGATAGAAAAAGAATTAATGCATGAGGGGGCTTTGAGACACGAACAGCTGTTTGTGGGATTGGTTGGTGTACAGTCGGGTGACCACCTGCCTCCTTCACCCCAATCATATTTCACTCCCCTATTCAAATCCTGatgctttctctttttttctgcctcacactattatgttttctttatcCCACTCTACATGCAAACACTGTTGACACACATTCAGTGTACAAGTCAGCAAACAGAATTACCTTCATGGCACAGTCTTTCTTATACATATAACTACTATAATATCAAtgtgcagctgttcttcttaggacactgcattgactctcattcatttggacattatccctaaaccttaaccattaccagttattgtctaaccttaaccacaattcacttCTTAGCTCTAAACTCAGTTCATCAGaaattaaaatcagaaaaggtcataaagaAGTACCAAATACAAGTGCACCCATACACACACTCGTTGCACACTAAtgtttattattacaacaacagCTGTGGTCTTTCACATGCTGGTGGATGCTTGAGTGGTTATGTTACTGTAGTAAATTCAGggctgtgtgtttgtaacaCAGCCCTGTCGTCGGAAGCTAAAAGTTTGAAAATATTAGTAAAggagacatttttaaatcagtttttttagGTTGTTCAATCAGTCTCATGCACATTTGCCAAACATCCATGAAGACTTTCCATTTTGTAAAAAGATGAAagatattttctatttcttcttctctgtattTCACTTTGTACCAGCAAGCTCAAGTAGCCTCATAAAAGAACATAACTCAAGCTGCACTTACAAACATGATTCAGCTATAGGGGAACAACAGTCATGCCATGTTTATTCTGCAGGTGGCAGATGAAGATTGTTGGCAGTATGGACCGAAAGGTCAGAAAGCTCAGTCGGGTCCCTAACATAAATATGGAAGATATAACATAACATCCCCGTCGTTTGGTTTCACCTTGAGGCAGAATTAAACAATCCTGCATGAAAACGACCCATTGCAGCTTCAGAgagtttaaaaacatacatacatacatacatgctgTTGTATATTCACTAAGAATTGTTGAATTGGCCTGGTCAGCCAGCAGGGGGCTCTCCAGCTCTCCTATTTTAAAGtgtggaaaggaaaggaaaggaaaggataggaaaggaaaggaagggaaAGGAAGGGAAAAGAGGAACATATCCATGAACTAAGTATTGAGTTAGAACACTGGCTTGTTAAATGATTGTAGTAGCTCTTTCTAATCATAGTTAATTAACTCTTATGTCTCCCCCTGCCATCCACAACAATGGAAACACACTATCACTTCCTTTAAGGAAGAATTAATCTGGCACTTGAAATGTCAGCAATAATAGCATTATAATATTATGCATATGGCAAAGTGAGAATggtgtgaataaaaacatgacatgataataaagtaataaatgcCTTGCAAATTAACCTCCGCAGAGCCGAGGAGCCCAAAGAGCATACGTCTTGTTGATTAGAGGTAATGACTGTGAATTCTATGTATGTGACCAGTCAAAAGTTATACAACAGATGTTATTTGAATATACATGATTAATTGACTCACTGTGTCTGGAAGGAAATGGAGATATTGAGGGTGGAGTGTGAGACttttacatgtaaataaatgtcagctGTTTTGTCTTTGACCGAACATGTTAATTAGCAGGTTTACATCTGTATTTGGCTACCGGAGTTCAACATCTGGAGTCAGTGACAACCGTCAATGAGCAGTGTATCATAACTGAGGAGAGAAAGAATCACGGCAATGGAGGTAGAATAACTGGCAAATGGGGAAGTCTATAGTGGAAAAACATGGGAAGCCTCCAAGAAAAGATTCtgatgttcaaataaaaaaaacaaaatgagggcagacacagatacagtatCGTATTACTGCTCCTGGAGAGGCTGGAATTTgaacaaatatttataataaccTATGTAGCTATTACATTCAcccaaacttaaaaaaaacagaaaaaaactacaACTTAAAACCTAAAGACCTAAGCCTCTTAAGTTTGGGAGGGTCCATTAGATAATAACCTTTATGGGCATAAGTCATAATCACACATGTACAGTCTTGGTGTTTATATTCTCTATATGACAGCAGGGGGAGACAGACGTTCCTCCTTCTCTGTAGATTAAACAACTAAGAATCCTGGAATCTTTGtgttgaagaaaaataaataaaaatgagttgcATTACttgtacaaaatgtacaaaacttGCATACAATCTTGACGTTTTGTGGGGAAGTGGgtgtttatgtatttacatGGCTCATACACCATTTTTCACCACATTTCAAGAAGTAGTTtctgtgtaaacaaacatgacagcaaATCATTTCTTTGGCAGATAAAGTGTAAATAGTTTGTTTATAAGTCATAACAAATGTAGGCATTCTTGTTGATAATTGACTGCTTTAACTATAACTTGGCACATGACTCTCCAAGTTAACTAGTTTCTTaatcattagaaaaaaaaccgGTGATTTTTCAATTTTTGGTGATCTACagctttttccccctttttccctGCGTAACATTGTATTATTGAAGgtcattttcttcttaaacCTTTGTCCTgtagtgtatgtgtgcatgGCCATTGATATTTGAAGGTGTTTGCTGAGTAATTTCACAGTATTTCCCAAAGGTCCCTCGTATGGAGATGTGTCATACATCAAACAGCAGTTTGTGCTCTTACCCTgggtgaaaaaaatacaataaatcaaCCCTACAGGCAGATGTTTTAGCCCTCTGTCCCCCTGCAGCACCTGGACTGAACACGGGTGAGTTCTAATCCAgtcagagagagggacacacgTGGTGAGAGATCTTTTACGTCCTTTTTCTAACTCCCTATTAATAGTGAGCCGATtacctgctctgtgtgtgtgcgctccagCCCACCAGGCACTAAGCgtggctctttgtgtgtgtgtgtgtgtgtgtgtgcagacggACAGTTTCTCACAGATAAAGGCTTTTCTCCTGTCAAAAATGACCGCCCTGATAAGAGCTGATATGAGTGAATAGCAGGCATCACTTTTGCTTTGTTTCCTTTGTACACACTAAATCCCCAGGAGTCCCCCACCCACCCAAACCTGTGTCTATAGTTGTGACGACACTCGTAGACGTAATGGATTCAAGGCTGTTGAAcctagaaatgaaaaaaatgcctAAAAAAATGTGACTGCACTCCATTTGATAACACATATTGATTCAACACATGAGGTTAAGTTGTTAAATTTAAGATTATTTCCTGTGCAACCAGAACTCAAATCCAGGAGCAACTTTAAGAAAATCTAATTCTACATCTTGCCAAGCGAGCAAACACTTCCAGCTTACTTTGATTAGCAATTTGAAGTTACAAcggtgtgtaacttttaaatctaaacaagTTCCCGTTAGAGTCaagccattgtcaaatgagtttacacaATTTTGATTAAGTTTATCAGCTCCACGcgactgtgtttctcagtgtggaGGTGTCTAACTCTCATGTTGCCAAGTGATATTccagcgctgcacacaggaagtgatttgttgtaTGTCATTATGCGAGTAAAGCGAAGATGGCTGCAAACatgttggagtatgactgaaaacacaaagagtccCCGTGCAGAAAAAACCCggctgttcagcagtttgacgggataaatgcTCCAAACACTTCAACCCAGAGGGCAGGTGAGGTCGTACGCACCAAGCGCAGTCGAAAAGCAGGCAAACAAATCAGGCAAATGCAATTCACAaccccaaaatataaaccaggTCAAAGATAAACAGGCAAACACTAAGAGGATAACACAAAGGAAGCAATGTACACAGGGGTAACAAACGCAATCTGGCACGGACACGTGGTGAACGCTGGACTATACACAGGTTGACGAGGTGAAAACaacagggacaggaagtgggcGTGGTCAGATAAATGGCGGGAAAATCTAAACAAAGatcaggaacaggaagtgtcagTGAAATGATACAGAGCATTTCCTGTGTGattctatttttcattttcatttagttGTTTAAAATTAGACAATCGCCATCATCGCAGGAAGAATCACCACATCACCACAGACATGCTCTACCACAGAACACACATGATATCAGATAATATTGTTTCTTCttagtgaaaacatgaaaacattccCAACTAACACATTCATTCCACTTAATGTGTCTTTTCAAATGTTAATGCTTTTCCACGTGAAATCAGATGAGACACAAGATTAAAGATGGACCCTTTGCAcctgaaagaaataaaaactagaTATATAGTATGTGGAAAGAGTTTCTCTTTACATTTACCAGGGAAAAGTAGCACAAAAGGTGCTACATACTGGTACAGCATAGCAAATAGGTTGCATACAGCACTACAAATGGttgtaaataatataaatcaCCTTTTTGTTCCAGTATTATACCACACTTTGGAAACTAACATAGGTGATTGGGGACATTTAAATTAGGTTTATTTACATAAAGAGTGAAGAATATTAACCAGTAGCTCAAACCCATTGTAATGTCAGTTTTGGAGAACAATTCTGGACAAGGCCAGTGTGAAGAAACAACAGCACAATTCTTCAAATCAATGTATGTATGTTGCCATATACAACATGTGTAAACCCATAAGCCTATAAATGTGGTCGACTGTATATCTGCAGTGATTGTCCATTTTAGTATTGATTCACATCACACGTAACAGCATAGGAGTTGAGTTTACTTTAGTAGATATAGAATTCATTGTGTTATTCTTTGTTTGAGTGTAAttttccttctgtccctgctggcagccatgttttccaTGACAGCAATGGCACTTTTCAACTATACAGTTTTAGCATGACTTGGCTTGGCACAGCTTGACTCAGTTTatgttgcttttccattagcgatagtacctggtacctggtgctttattttagtacctgctctggtgaggtttcaagcaagctgagccgatactatgtcAGTGGATTGCCACTGGTTGGTCagtggaagagtcatgagcgcaacACAAAGACtaaactgaacaatgccaaactgtagaccagttaaaaagacttaaaaatacgttcatctaaaacacatttagcaaagaaatatctaaaatctcaatatttcacagaggaatctggtgtatttaacgacagcactgccgaaagccgaCGATCGCGAGCGggcatcacaaccccttcccccgtatttcagttcagtgactgtgtgagacggagtctgtgctcatcggtcatgcaggaagtactgaactaatctttttaattaactgattctaatgattcagtacaccgtaAAGAACTGCTTTGCCTGGATACCCAAACCATGCCGAGCCGAGCAGTGCTCGAGCTGTGTCGTGGAAAGGCGCCATGAGTGTGCCGTGTTCTCAGCAGCACACTCGACAAAcgacaaagtcagtgttgataatgtatCTATGCCGCATAtaactacacaaaaacaaacaaacaaacaacaacaacaacaacaaaactatccctttaaattgTGTTGTGGACCTGGCACACACCACGATCTGGGTAGGAAATGCTTGAAGCACACAATTCGACTCAAACCACTGAGTACATGTTCACTGTTGGAGCTGTCTGGCAAACAAACCAAATCCAGATACAATGAAATCCAAttgaaaaatgaatacataaataaaaagtcaaatcaaaacaaagagtTATTACAAAGACAAGCATGAGGAGCTCTGTGTGGACAGACAACAGAGGAGACACTGCTTTGGGCTACTGTCTCAACTGTTCTTTTGCTCAACTGTacgtctttattttcctttaaacgTCCCCCACCCCCTTTCATTTCTgctgaaggagaggaagaggagacagagaggagaggaggaggagggggttgCGATTAGTTTCAGGGTTCCAGCCTGTTTGATTGGCAGCTGGCAGCATATGGAGCTGTGAGGAAGGTTTGCCCACGCTCACTTCTGAGGAAACAAATATTTGCctcaaggagagagagagagagtgtgcgagagtaaaaaaaaaatattaattagttTGCAGACGCACTGAGAGATAAAAGTCGGCAAGACGTATCCATCAAAAGGCTGCAGAGTTAGCTGCAAAATGGAAATTTCTCCCCGAGTTGACAGATCCAGCAAGCTTCTGGCTGAGCTACAGGGGGAAGAACACATGCGCACGGGGAAAGCACTGAGGTGCACAACACAAGAGCCTGACGTGGAGTCTACATTAACATCTGTGCATACGTTAACATATTCTGAGTGGAATTAACATTTAACCATGTATCTTCCACGCCTGAGAAACATTTCACGAGCCCCTCCAATTATTTCTTAATTACCATCTCCACGCCGAAGCTGCGCGAGACACATATGCAACACATCAGACGCTCTCAAGGTAAACATACAGACGCCAGGCGAGGCGTGTTTGTAGTCACAACACGATTTTCAACATAGATAAGATTAAGATGCTGTGTGACGATTGACATTATAATCAGCTTTAAATtgttctctctccttctctgcaaCCGCTCCAAATCGTGCAGAGAACGCCCGTCAGCATTCACAGGAATAAGTCAGTCTAAGTCTTCAAACTGATGTGGCCAACACAGATGATGGCGTGGCCTCCACAAACCCTTCAAACATGGAATGATGTTCATGACACAGAAGAACATGAAGTCCTGTCCATGTTTGGATCCACATgctaaaaacataaacatggctCGcctttttttaagcttttagGCTGCAGCTATATGTCATTTACAtgagttatttttattaattttgacACATAAGGGAGAGACTCAAATaggtttgttctgtgttttatttcataggAAGGCCTTCTGTTTTTTCCACAGGTTGAACATTAcaagtcttttctttttggttgTTCTTTAACATATAGTATAATTATATAAAGCGTTATACACTGCTgtgttgtcttcattttaaGGGTGAAATAGGTTCCAAACGGGGGACTTTTGATTGTAAAACA contains these protein-coding regions:
- the LOC122778636 gene encoding transmembrane protein 182-like, translated to MRVGAAALAGGLFGAVGTLLFFLAFGTDYWLVATDNCGPYTWPTQTTPAGERDANGTEILSEGATGTVAPKTLTFHHEGFFRRCAFQVEPATHAVLATLFTNQPQSKFCIHGYLFPLPVALGQVPDPSYDTTAVFRGFWTVLIILGLVLALAGSFLLVCGVPFYSHKLYKLGGAFLIAAACLLLFVLLLYVLWMEVVDVKRYILQEQGETCPDAEVSVLYGLSFMVAAAGVPLELVSGLVFMLVGRALHASK